The Porites lutea chromosome 4, jaPorLute2.1, whole genome shotgun sequence genome contains a region encoding:
- the LOC140934874 gene encoding uncharacterized protein — protein sequence MATVDKMDDCIGHCCGSKRCDVAFMVNKNCYLVKCHDSDSCELKRSENPKFDTMLSMVSKTKGKTIQGESKAEPAMEENLQEKASGTETTEPFIVDNKDDDMTTVTAFGTGKTKRSKRSSDIIDMVVAVGCGTVAVAVGVAGVIVMTRRLIENNKA from the exons ATGGCAACGGTTGACAAAATGGACGACTGCATAGGACACTGCTGTGGCTCTAAGAGATGCGACGTCGCCTTTATGGTGAATAAGAACTGTTATTTAGTAAAATGTCACGACTCAGACTCTTGCGAACTCAAGCGGTCTGAAAATCCAAAGTTCGACACAATGCTCTCCATggtttcaaaaacaaaaggcaaGACGATACAAG GGGAAAGCAAAGCCGAGCCCGCAATGGAGGAAAACCTTCAAGAGAAGGCATCAGGAACAGAAACTACCGAACCTTTTATTGTAGATAATAAAGACGACGATATGACAACAGTTACAGCTTTTGGG ACTGGAAAGACGAAACGATCCAAGCGGTCCTCTGATATAATTGACATGGTAGTAGCAGTTGGCTGTGGTACTGTAGCAGTAGCAGTTGGTGTAGCTGGAGTCATTGTAATGACGAGACGTTTaattgaaaacaacaaagcgtga
- the LOC140935009 gene encoding uncharacterized protein codes for MHSSVWCVVLTFLLLLLTTQDGNGNAGEEDKDSSEDDTDQEPQRSEIPRHHRSREAHRRHNRRAERGRYRSALAVAVGCAVAGGWICLATVVYVVRYIRAKRNAAARGSSNEDLL; via the exons ATGCACTCATCAGTTTGGTGCGTTGTTCTGACTTTTCTACTTTTACTGCTCACAACACAAGATGGGAATG GGAACGCAGGGGAAGAAGATAAAGATTCTTCTGAGGATGACACAGACCAAGAACCACAAAGG TCTGAAATTCCTCGTCACCACCGTAGTCGAGAAGCACACAGACGTCACAACAGGAGAGCAGAGCGCGGTCGCTATCGGTCCGCCCTAGCTGTGGCCGTTGGCTGTGCTGTAGCAGGTGGCTGGATTTGCTTGGCAACGGTTGTCTATGTCGTACGATACATTCGCGCCAAACGAAACGCTGCTGCGCGGGGATCATCCAATGAAGATTTGCTATGA
- the LOC140934875 gene encoding 26S proteasome non-ATPase regulatory subunit 13-like, translating into MRDVKGYLSRKQSEGGPLASDWVSLGELYEKRLWHQLTLKLTEFVKNDYFAQNGGLVEMFENFIADFEHRINMLSLMEIVLYVIKEIKEPETALEFLEREKEKIKNDVEAEVLCMTAIGNIKLQQGNMEETKTIVEQARAVLETIDGVTTVHGRFYELCSNYHKITGSYNDYYRDALRFLGCVDIKTMPVAEQVDKALHLSLAALLGNDIYNFGELLAHPVLESLKGTPHGWLIELLYAFNSGDLSKFEQLKRHWQKQADLNRNYKSLRQKISLLCLMELTFKRPSNDRNLTFEMIAKEAQLPLEEVELLVMKALSLGLVKGSIDEVEQMVHMTWVQPRVLDLTQIGHMRDRLSEWCEKVKTQVYSVEDQGPELLV; encoded by the exons ATGAGGGATGTAAAAGGATATTTGAGTAGAAAACAGAGCGAAGGGGGACCTTTAGCGTCGGATTGGGTTTCTCTAGGAGAGTTATACGAAAAAAG GTTGTGGCATCAGCTAACTCTCAAACTTACTGAGTTTGTTAAGAATGACTACTTTGCTCAAAATGGAGGGCTTGTTGAG atgtttgaaaatttcaTCGCAGACTTTGAACACAG aaTAAACATGCTCTCCCTCATGGAAATTGTGTTGTACGTCATAAAGGAAATCAAAG AACCAGAAACTGCTCTTGAGTTCctggagagagaaaaagagaag ATAAAAAATGATGTAGAAGCTGAAGTGCTCTGCATGACAGCCATTGGTAATATTAAACTCCAACAGGGGAACATGGAAGAAACAaag acGATAGTGGAGCAAGCTAGAGCCGTACTAGAAACCATTGATGGAGTAACTACAGTCCATGGCAGATTTTATGAACTGTGCAGTAACTATCACAAA ATTACTGGCTCATACAATGACTACTACAGAGATGCTCTGAGGTTCCTGGGCTGTGTAGATATTAAAACCATGCCAG TTGCTGAACAAGTTGATAAAGCCCTTCACCTATCACTGGCAGCTTTACTAGGGAATGATATTTATAACTTTGGAGAGCTG TTGGCACATCCTGTTCTGGAGTCCCTCAAAGGAACACCACATGGATGGCTAATTGAATTACTCTATGCTTTCAATAGTG GTGACTTAAGTAAATTTGAACAGCTCAAGCGTCATTGGCAGAAACAG GCTGACTTAAACCGCAACTACAAGAGCCTGAGACAGAAGATTAGTCTACTCTGTTTGATGGAG TTGACATTTAAAAGGCCATCCAATGACAGAAACCTGACATTTGAAATGATAGCAAAAGAAGCACAGCTGCCCCTTGAAGAG GTTGAACTTCTTGTGATGAAAGCTTTATCACTTGGTTTAGTAAAAG GCTCCATTGATGAAGTTGAGCAGATGGTTCACATGACTTGGGTTCAACCAAGAGTATTGGACTTGACCCAG ATTGGCCATATGAGAGACCGTTTATCAGAGTGGTGTGAGAAAGTCAAGACCCAAGTCTATTCTGTTGAAGACCAAGGTCCTGAGCTGCTCGTGTAA